Proteins from one Cryptomeria japonica chromosome 4, Sugi_1.0, whole genome shotgun sequence genomic window:
- the LOC131035003 gene encoding very-long-chain aldehyde decarbonylase GL1-1 isoform X2 yields MEKTKGPLFGWPWERLNNFKYFLYAPLLFKAAEEIWENSGEGYWFVHILLISFLRCSLYQAWHSYSRAEFLSRRYQIHWNSVEFDQIDREFHWDNYVIFQAWLATMGHKWVPGLVGMLPMWNSRGILTVLLLHMGPTELLYYFSHRAFHKGYLFQNYHYLHHESTRPEPSTSGTSSFLEQLVMVTLMSIPIGAAAAMGEACIGMFYVYFLGFDFLKFMQHSNVEVVPLWLFNMFPFLKYLISTPSYHSIHHTKLDCNYCLFMPLYDYLGGTANIKETSVLHSKLRTQGQEWRIPNTVFLCHAVHYIHTLHLPYFGRTFAARPCTYAAWYLWIYLPLIWIGFTITSPLVPAHTISKYHINEKFNVETWGLPRLGFQFFLPFGQKQINKLIEDAILEADRLGVKVFALGALTKNEVLNGGGELFVRRNPNLSIRVAHGNTLTASVLLHELPENVEEVFLSGSTSKIGKAIALYLCRKRVRVLMLTASLERFKLVKNEAPAEYRNYLIHSSTYEAGSRCKLKNPTREVAPFQFELDFRSFWKPTIFLISFQK; encoded by the exons ATGGAGAAGACCAAAGGTCCTTTATTTGGATGGCCATGGGAGAGGCTTAACAACTTCAAG TACTTTCTGTATGCACCATTACTGTTCAAGGCAGCAGAAGAAATATGGGAAAACAGTGGAGAAGGCTACTGGTTTGTACACATTCTTCTTATATCCTTCTTAAGGTGTTCTCTATACCAAGCTTGGCATTCTTATTCTCGAGCTGAGTTCCTTTCAAGAAGATATCAGATCCACTGGAATTCTGTAGAATTCGATCAGATTGACAGAGAATTTCACTG GGACAACTATGTGATATTTCAAGCATGGCTGGCAACAATGGGGCACAAATGGGTTCCTGGGCTGGTGGGCATGCTTCCGATGTGGAATTCCAGAGGGATTTTAACAGTTTTGTTGTTGCATATGGGCCCAACAGAACTACTTTACTACTTTTCTCATAGAGCTTTTCACAAGGGCTATTTATTTCAAAATTATCATTATCTTCACCATGAATCCACCAGACCTGAACCCTCTACAA GTGGGACAAGCAGTTTCTTGGAGCAGTTGGTAATGGTGACGTTGATGAGTATTCCCATTGGTGCAGCAGCTGCCATGGGAGAGGCATGCATTGGCATGTTTTATGTTTATTTTCTAGGATTTGATTTCCTCAAATTTATGCAACATTCAAATGTGGAGGTGGTTCCACTGTGGCTTTTTAACATGTTTCCATTCCTTAAATATCTTATCTCCACACCCTC GTACCATTCTATCCATCACACCAAACTGGATTGCAACTATTGCCTCTTTATGCCTTTATATGACTATCTAGGAGGAACAGCCAACATCAAGGAGACCTCTGTTCTCCATTCAAAGCTGAGAACCCAAG GGCAGGAGTGGAGAATTCCAAATACTGTATTTTTATGTCATGCGGTTCACTACATTCACACTCTTCATCTTCCTTATTTTGGGAGAACATTCGCTGCAAGGCCATGTACTTATGCAGCATGGTATCTCTGGATCTACTTGCCATTAATCTGGATTGGTTTCACAATTACATCGCCTTTGGTACCTGCACATACAATTTCCAAATACcatataaatgaaaaatttaacgTAGAGACATGGGGTTTACCACGACTTGGTTTTCAG TTTTTCCTGCCATTTGGACAGAAGCAAATTAACAAGCTTATAGAGGATGCAATCCTGGAGGCAGATAGATTAGGAGTGAAAGTCTTTGCTCTGGGAGCTCTAACTAAG AATGAGGTCCTGAATGGAGGAGGTGAATTGTTTGTGAGGAGGAATCCCAATCTTTCAATTAGGGTTGCCCATGGTAATACATTAACAGCATCTGTGCTTTTACATGAACTTCCAGAAAATGTTGAAGAAGTATTTCTCTCTGGATCAACATCCAAGATTGGCAAGGCCATTGCTCTTTACCTCTGCAGGAAGAGAGTCAGAGTTCTG ATGCTGACTGCTTCTCTGGAACGCTTTAAATTAGTAAAAAATGAAGCTCCTGCTGAATATCGAAATTATCTGATTCATTCCTCCACATATGAAGCAGGCAGCCGATGCAAG CTAAAGAATCCAACAAGAGAAGTGGCACCTTTTCAATTTGAGTTAGATTTCAGGTCCTTTTGGAAGCCAACAATCTTCTTGATATCATTCCAAAAATAG